One segment of Anatilimnocola aggregata DNA contains the following:
- a CDS encoding PD-(D/E)XK nuclease family protein — protein MAIQRAFLGWKQAALLAATDYIVERYSRDRECDLSNVIVVVPGSRAGRRLLELLVQRADDRQLLFMPPRIVTEGELPELLYEPQRPLAAVLVQQLAWMNVLQQTPPAQLRPLVPHPPGADDPIRWLELAEMFRRQHAEFAADGLDFSAVLQRSKEWDNFSEEARWQTLRKLQLAYLLKLDELHLWDAQTARLVAIQKKEPRTDCDVILLGMVDMNKALRQMLDLVSTRVTALIVAPTAEAERFDSHGCLIPEAWQQLPLPLAESQMVRVEGPAEQADSVVNWVRDLNGRYAADEVVVGVADEALVPQLQRELQQYGLTARWVEGKKVAESAPYRLLDATTAYAERRRFADLASCVRHPDIYDWLQARLASKLKTTKRAGRDVPTILDCHYAERLSAWLDGEDLSAAVQRNEQDEIAQAMQLLVSELESLFVAWPTTRQPVGVWMRHTSKLLETIYGERFVERYELADRYLLECCHKVQDSLTALADLPAHLQPLMSLTDAIALALRPLERVAISPPPDSSAIELLGWLELPLDDAPALIVTTVNEGFVPESRKNDAFLPDALRRELGLLHDDRRYARDAYSLQVLAHSRPDFKLITARFDTKRDPLAPSRLLFTGPAEQIAQRALRWFSPPPPALPRPNLLAPAGKIPLHSTLEVPRPDASSWELDEITVTQFRSYLACPYRFYLSHVLRLQSHSDQAAELDAPSFGNLIHDVLQDFGRQEEINRSTDSHKLRNYFNERLDAIAAVRCRPRHARAAVRVQIEQARLRLRAFADWQAARTEAGWQIVFSETIDLNEKWRVKWQVDDLPITLAGRIDRIDYHPGQRTLSVLDYKTSDTAKGPDQVHRRAGEWVDLQLPLYRHLYKSIGLDANFDIRSEGVQLGYVNLPKDPASVGDRIAEWSPGELADADEQARHVIRALREKTFWPPNEVAPTFEDAYSAICQDYSLSRLFGSREVAP, from the coding sequence ATGGCTATTCAACGGGCATTTCTCGGCTGGAAACAAGCGGCCCTGCTGGCTGCCACCGATTACATCGTCGAGCGCTATTCCCGGGACCGGGAGTGTGATCTATCGAACGTGATTGTGGTGGTGCCGGGCTCGCGCGCCGGGCGGCGATTGTTGGAACTCCTCGTGCAACGCGCGGATGACCGGCAGTTGTTGTTCATGCCGCCGCGAATCGTCACCGAAGGCGAGTTGCCGGAGTTGCTATACGAGCCGCAGCGCCCCTTGGCAGCGGTGCTGGTGCAGCAGTTGGCTTGGATGAATGTCCTACAACAAACGCCGCCGGCACAGTTGCGCCCGCTGGTGCCTCACCCGCCGGGTGCCGACGATCCGATCCGTTGGCTTGAATTGGCAGAGATGTTTCGCCGCCAGCATGCAGAGTTTGCAGCCGATGGACTCGATTTCTCGGCGGTTCTGCAGCGGTCGAAGGAATGGGACAACTTCTCAGAGGAAGCTCGTTGGCAAACACTTCGCAAACTGCAATTGGCTTATCTGCTCAAGCTGGACGAACTCCACTTGTGGGATGCTCAGACAGCGCGCCTCGTTGCCATTCAAAAGAAGGAACCACGAACCGACTGCGATGTGATCCTGCTGGGCATGGTCGATATGAACAAAGCGCTGCGGCAAATGCTCGACCTGGTGTCGACGCGAGTCACAGCTTTGATCGTCGCTCCCACTGCCGAAGCCGAACGGTTCGATAGTCACGGCTGCCTCATTCCCGAAGCGTGGCAACAACTCCCCTTGCCGCTGGCCGAATCGCAAATGGTTCGCGTGGAAGGGCCCGCGGAACAGGCCGATTCTGTGGTGAACTGGGTGCGCGACCTGAACGGTCGTTATGCTGCCGATGAAGTGGTTGTGGGCGTTGCCGATGAAGCGCTCGTGCCGCAACTGCAACGCGAGTTGCAACAGTATGGTCTAACAGCACGTTGGGTCGAAGGCAAGAAAGTCGCCGAGTCAGCTCCGTATCGATTGCTCGATGCGACGACAGCATACGCTGAACGACGCCGCTTCGCGGACCTCGCCAGCTGCGTGCGGCACCCGGATATCTACGATTGGTTGCAGGCGCGACTAGCGTCCAAACTTAAGACCACCAAGCGCGCGGGGCGCGATGTCCCCACGATTCTCGATTGTCACTATGCCGAGCGGCTTTCGGCGTGGCTCGATGGCGAAGATCTTTCGGCAGCAGTGCAGCGCAACGAGCAGGACGAAATTGCACAGGCCATGCAACTGCTGGTATCCGAACTCGAATCGCTCTTCGTCGCCTGGCCAACCACGCGACAACCGGTGGGCGTGTGGATGCGACATACGAGCAAGTTGCTAGAGACCATCTATGGCGAGCGGTTCGTCGAGCGTTATGAGTTGGCCGATCGTTACCTGCTCGAATGTTGCCATAAAGTGCAAGATTCGCTTACTGCGCTCGCCGATTTGCCGGCGCATTTGCAACCGCTGATGTCTCTCACCGATGCCATCGCACTGGCCCTGCGGCCTCTGGAACGAGTCGCCATTTCGCCACCCCCCGATTCATCCGCAATCGAGTTGCTCGGTTGGCTCGAGTTGCCGCTCGATGACGCGCCGGCGCTGATTGTGACGACCGTCAATGAAGGCTTCGTTCCGGAATCCCGCAAAAACGATGCGTTTCTGCCCGATGCGTTACGCCGTGAATTGGGTCTGCTGCACGACGATCGCCGCTACGCGCGCGATGCCTACTCGCTGCAAGTTCTGGCGCATTCGCGGCCCGATTTCAAATTGATTACGGCCCGGTTCGATACCAAGCGCGATCCGCTGGCCCCCAGCCGGCTGCTCTTCACCGGCCCCGCCGAACAGATTGCCCAGCGGGCACTGCGCTGGTTCTCGCCCCCTCCGCCGGCGCTGCCGCGGCCGAACCTGCTCGCGCCAGCAGGGAAGATTCCGCTTCATTCCACGCTCGAAGTTCCGCGGCCCGATGCCAGCAGTTGGGAACTGGACGAGATCACCGTCACGCAATTTCGGTCGTACCTGGCTTGTCCCTATCGCTTCTATCTCTCCCATGTATTGCGTCTGCAATCGCATTCGGATCAAGCGGCCGAACTCGATGCGCCGTCGTTTGGCAATTTGATTCACGATGTGCTGCAAGATTTTGGACGCCAGGAAGAAATCAATCGCAGTACGGATTCGCACAAGCTCCGCAACTATTTCAACGAACGTCTCGACGCGATTGCTGCGGTCCGTTGTCGCCCCCGTCATGCCCGAGCGGCAGTACGAGTGCAGATTGAGCAAGCTCGCCTGCGATTACGTGCGTTTGCCGATTGGCAAGCTGCCCGCACCGAGGCCGGATGGCAGATCGTCTTTAGCGAAACGATCGACCTGAACGAGAAATGGCGCGTGAAATGGCAGGTCGATGATCTGCCGATTACTCTCGCCGGGCGGATCGATCGGATCGACTATCATCCCGGCCAGCGGACACTCAGCGTGCTCGACTATAAGACCAGCGACACGGCAAAAGGGCCCGATCAGGTACATCGCCGCGCTGGGGAGTGGGTCGACTTGCAACTGCCGCTCTATCGGCATCTGTATAAAAGTATCGGCCTTGATGCGAATTTCGATATTCGCTCCGAAGGGGTGCAATTGGGTTATGTCAACTTGCCCAAGGACCCTGCCAGCGTCGGCGATCGAATTGCAGAATGGTCCCCTGGCGAATTGGCAGATGCCGACGAACAGGCTCGCCACGTAATTCGCGCGCTGCGGGAAAAGACATTCTGGCCACCCAACGAAGTGGCACCCACATTTGAAGATGCTTACTCGGCGATTTGTCAGGACTATTCGCTCAGTCGGCTCTTTGGCTCGCGCGAGGTGGCACCATGA
- a CDS encoding UvrD-helicase domain-containing protein, giving the protein MSTAFPHLLIRASAGTGKTYQLSNRYLQLLAAGVAPDKVLATTFTRKAAGEIFDRVLHRLAEAAVDRSASKSLSKALQLPELTQARCRELLIATLANQHRLRIGTLDSHFAQLATTFALELGLPAGWRIGEVQEDSDLQAEAIERVLERENLEELLALLHLLTKGETQRGVSDLIAGTVSDLYSLYSQTTEEAWNRLSSKPGLTAEQLEATLSELQKISPPADKRAVAAWQKDILNAETGDWESFIATGLAGKIASGAEKYYAWVFPDEVLRPYQALIDHAQSVLLKRLSQQTAATFKLLKRFDTEYRHLKQERRLLRFDDVTLALAAADQGTTADMSFRLGGRLNHLLLDEFQDTSLTQWQVLRPLAQAITKQQAEASLFCVGDVKQAIYGWRGGLAEIFGALEQELVGIENAKLVESRRSAQPIIDVVNQVFQNLTKHPSLDRYEAGVTAWERAFPPHTTVHREMPGHVTLETSPAAIDDDDTQDHHSPFVAQRIADLAKQAPGCSIGVLVRSNAMVAQLIYLLRKLDMPASEEGGNPLSDSPAVSLVLSLLRLIDHPGDTACQFHVATSPLAPNLNITRKSFPADIARLSQKLRRELLDEGYGAVVYRWAKWLAPHCDRRDLSRLQQLVELAFGYQPRSSLRTADFVNLVAAEKVADPQAAQIRVMTIHQSKGLQFDIVVLPELEGTIAGQPDPFVTGRAGLAQPVNVVCRYANEQLRNLMPNDFQKLFDANLRQKIDESLCVLYVALTRPVHALHMIIEPAKLTEKKPPKTAAGLLRAALALDSPASSGKLLYQHGQANWRQLQKSKSPTGLLDGLLPAMPASPPAPIQLAAKSKLAPHLDRVAPSQLEGGSRLKLAELFRPSSLGMRYGSLFHAWFEQVEWLDDGLPSEALLRKIAQQKLDLGATFNLTEAVERFYAVLKKPSLQQSLSRDAYRRSLIVEQPQRQTELASCEFKVLRERTFALRDGERLLNGAIDRLVVQWQGKRRIGAQVIDYKTDDVSPQGSLAKKTELYRPQMAAYCAAVAKLYDLPLNVVSARLIFLNSDEAIVISSTSP; this is encoded by the coding sequence ATGAGTACCGCGTTCCCACACTTGCTCATCCGCGCATCGGCGGGCACTGGCAAAACCTATCAACTTTCGAATCGCTATCTGCAGCTGCTGGCGGCCGGTGTTGCCCCTGACAAAGTCCTGGCGACGACGTTCACTCGCAAAGCGGCAGGCGAGATTTTCGATCGGGTGTTGCATCGACTGGCAGAAGCAGCCGTCGATCGCAGCGCCAGCAAAAGCCTCAGCAAAGCCCTGCAACTGCCGGAGCTGACTCAAGCTCGCTGCCGGGAATTACTCATCGCCACGCTGGCTAATCAACATCGCCTGCGCATCGGCACGCTCGATAGTCACTTTGCCCAACTGGCCACGACATTCGCCCTGGAACTCGGTTTGCCCGCTGGCTGGCGGATTGGTGAAGTGCAAGAAGACTCCGACTTGCAGGCGGAGGCCATCGAGCGCGTGCTGGAACGCGAGAATCTCGAAGAATTGTTGGCACTGCTGCATCTGCTCACGAAAGGTGAAACGCAGCGCGGCGTGAGCGATTTGATCGCGGGAACCGTGAGCGATCTTTACAGCTTGTACAGTCAAACAACTGAGGAAGCGTGGAATCGACTCTCGTCGAAGCCGGGTCTTACCGCAGAGCAGTTGGAAGCCACACTGTCTGAGTTGCAAAAGATTTCTCCCCCAGCCGACAAGCGCGCAGTAGCGGCCTGGCAAAAAGACATTCTGAATGCGGAGACCGGCGATTGGGAAAGCTTCATTGCGACCGGCCTGGCGGGAAAGATCGCATCGGGCGCGGAGAAGTACTATGCCTGGGTATTTCCGGACGAGGTCTTGCGTCCGTATCAAGCCCTGATCGATCACGCGCAAAGCGTGTTGCTGAAGCGATTGTCTCAACAGACCGCAGCCACCTTCAAATTGCTGAAGCGATTCGATACCGAGTATCGCCACCTCAAACAAGAACGGCGCTTGTTGCGTTTCGACGACGTCACGCTGGCGCTGGCAGCTGCCGATCAAGGGACCACCGCGGATATGTCGTTTCGCCTGGGCGGGCGACTGAATCACTTGCTGCTCGACGAGTTTCAAGATACCTCACTCACGCAGTGGCAAGTCCTGCGGCCGCTGGCTCAAGCAATTACGAAGCAGCAGGCCGAAGCATCCTTGTTTTGCGTGGGGGACGTGAAGCAAGCCATCTATGGCTGGCGCGGTGGGCTTGCCGAGATCTTTGGCGCGCTCGAGCAAGAGCTCGTTGGCATCGAAAACGCTAAGCTGGTGGAGAGTCGACGTTCGGCCCAGCCGATCATCGACGTCGTGAATCAGGTGTTTCAGAATCTGACGAAACATCCTTCACTCGATCGGTACGAAGCGGGCGTCACTGCGTGGGAGCGAGCCTTTCCGCCGCATACCACCGTCCATCGCGAGATGCCGGGGCATGTCACGCTCGAAACCTCCCCGGCGGCAATTGACGACGATGACACGCAGGATCATCACAGTCCTTTCGTTGCCCAGCGAATCGCTGACCTGGCCAAACAGGCTCCGGGTTGCTCGATCGGCGTGCTGGTTCGTTCGAATGCGATGGTGGCGCAGCTGATCTATCTGCTCCGCAAACTGGATATGCCGGCCAGCGAAGAGGGAGGCAATCCACTTTCCGATTCTCCCGCGGTCAGCCTGGTTCTCTCGCTGCTGCGGCTGATCGATCATCCGGGCGATACTGCTTGCCAATTTCATGTGGCAACCAGCCCGCTGGCACCCAACCTGAACATCACCCGCAAGTCATTTCCGGCTGATATAGCCAGGCTTTCGCAGAAGTTGCGGCGTGAGTTGCTCGACGAAGGTTACGGCGCTGTTGTCTATCGCTGGGCCAAGTGGCTGGCGCCGCACTGTGACCGCCGCGATTTAAGTCGCTTGCAGCAATTGGTTGAGTTGGCCTTCGGCTATCAACCGCGCAGTTCACTGCGTACGGCGGACTTTGTGAATCTGGTCGCAGCCGAGAAAGTGGCCGATCCGCAGGCCGCGCAAATTCGCGTCATGACGATTCATCAATCGAAAGGTTTGCAGTTCGATATCGTCGTGCTGCCTGAACTTGAAGGGACGATTGCCGGCCAGCCTGATCCGTTTGTCACGGGACGTGCGGGCCTCGCGCAGCCGGTGAATGTGGTCTGCCGCTATGCGAACGAACAACTGCGAAACCTGATGCCGAATGACTTCCAAAAGCTGTTCGACGCCAATCTGCGGCAGAAGATCGACGAATCGCTGTGCGTGCTGTATGTGGCCCTCACGCGCCCGGTACACGCGCTGCACATGATTATCGAACCTGCCAAGCTCACCGAAAAGAAGCCCCCCAAGACTGCGGCCGGTCTGCTCCGCGCGGCGCTGGCTCTCGATAGTCCCGCCAGCAGTGGCAAGTTGCTTTATCAACATGGCCAGGCCAATTGGCGGCAGTTGCAGAAAAGCAAATCGCCGACGGGACTGCTCGATGGGCTGCTTCCCGCGATGCCTGCCTCGCCGCCGGCGCCCATTCAACTTGCTGCCAAGAGCAAACTAGCGCCGCATTTAGATCGAGTGGCTCCGTCGCAACTCGAAGGAGGGAGCCGGCTCAAGTTGGCCGAGTTGTTCCGTCCCTCATCTCTTGGAATGCGATATGGCTCGCTCTTTCATGCCTGGTTCGAGCAAGTCGAATGGCTCGACGATGGTTTGCCCAGCGAAGCCTTGTTACGAAAGATCGCGCAGCAAAAGCTCGACCTGGGAGCCACCTTCAATCTGACCGAGGCAGTTGAACGCTTTTACGCAGTCCTCAAAAAACCCTCGCTGCAACAATCACTCAGTCGAGACGCCTATCGTCGTTCGCTCATCGTCGAACAACCGCAGCGTCAAACGGAGCTTGCCTCGTGCGAGTTCAAGGTGCTCCGCGAACGGACATTTGCGTTGCGCGATGGTGAACGATTGCTGAATGGGGCCATCGATCGCCTGGTCGTGCAGTGGCAAGGCAAGCGGCGCATCGGTGCGCAAGTGATCGACTATAAGACCGATGATGTGAGCCCCCAGGGATCGCTGGCAAAAAAGACCGAGTTGTATCGGCCGCAAATGGCAGCCTACTGTGCGGCAGTTGCTAAGTTATACGATCTGCCCTTGAACGTCGTCAGCGCGCGGTTGATCTTCCTGAACAGCGACGAAGCGATCGTAATTTCCTCGACCTCCCCCTGA
- a CDS encoding metallophosphoesterase family protein, producing MRFIHAADIHLDSPLKNLDRYEGAPVAETRAASRRALENLVKLAIDQEVNFVVLAGDIYDGDWKDYQTGLFFVDQMARLQRAKIPVIGISGNHDAQSRISKSLSQTSIVMLPTKKPVTHRLEDFGVAIHGRGFESAAEPNNVVRDYPAAVKGYFNLGLLHTSLDGDGGEHQRYAPCSIDDLVAHGYDYWALGHIHKRQVLSERPWIVFPGNLQGRHIREAGAKGCYLVEVDGRGQATPTFMPLDVMRWEHCRVDVSAAACAAEALELMTQELQRYQTLHADLPLALRVTFAGRSVAQAEIAGDLENWKQTVRARARESQYGQVWVEKVIDNTLPPLTQQPLDEGPLLLLNQLFQQAQSDPTMLAELQTEYADLMQKLPKELMSEVDSLPLSDSAWLQQTLVSVQAQLFDRLQRGASSA from the coding sequence TTGCGATTCATCCATGCCGCCGACATTCATCTCGATAGTCCGCTCAAGAATCTGGACCGCTACGAAGGTGCCCCGGTTGCCGAAACTCGGGCCGCATCGCGCCGCGCGCTGGAGAACCTGGTCAAGCTGGCAATTGATCAGGAAGTGAACTTTGTCGTTCTCGCTGGCGACATTTATGACGGCGATTGGAAGGACTATCAGACTGGTCTTTTCTTCGTCGACCAGATGGCCAGGTTGCAACGGGCAAAGATTCCCGTGATCGGCATCAGTGGCAACCACGATGCCCAAAGTCGTATCTCGAAGTCACTCAGTCAGACCAGCATCGTCATGCTGCCGACCAAGAAGCCGGTCACACATCGGCTGGAAGACTTTGGGGTCGCGATTCATGGTCGCGGCTTCGAAAGTGCTGCGGAACCGAACAACGTGGTTCGCGACTATCCGGCCGCGGTGAAGGGGTACTTCAATCTTGGCCTGTTGCACACTTCGCTCGATGGCGACGGTGGCGAGCATCAACGATACGCACCGTGCAGCATCGACGACTTGGTGGCCCATGGTTACGACTACTGGGCGCTTGGTCATATTCACAAACGGCAAGTGCTGAGTGAGCGGCCTTGGATTGTGTTTCCCGGCAATTTGCAGGGGCGACATATTCGCGAAGCCGGGGCGAAGGGTTGCTACCTGGTGGAAGTGGATGGACGCGGCCAGGCAACGCCAACGTTCATGCCGCTGGACGTGATGCGCTGGGAACATTGCCGCGTTGATGTTTCGGCCGCCGCGTGTGCAGCCGAGGCCCTCGAATTGATGACGCAAGAATTGCAGCGCTATCAAACTTTACACGCCGATTTACCGCTGGCACTGCGGGTAACCTTTGCGGGCAGGTCGGTCGCGCAAGCGGAAATTGCTGGTGACTTGGAGAACTGGAAGCAAACTGTCCGGGCGCGTGCGCGGGAGTCTCAGTACGGACAAGTTTGGGTCGAGAAGGTCATCGACAATACGTTGCCCCCGCTAACGCAACAGCCTTTGGACGAAGGGCCGCTCTTACTACTCAACCAGTTGTTTCAGCAGGCGCAGAGCGACCCAACCATGCTCGCCGAATTGCAAACGGAGTACGCCGACCTGATGCAGAAGCTGCCGAAAGAGCTCATGTCAGAAGTCGACAGCTTGCCACTGTCCGATTCGGCATGGCTTCAGCAAACACTCGTGAGCGTCCAGGCGCAGCTCTTCGATCGCTTGCAACGAGGAGCGTCCAGCGCATGA
- a CDS encoding YhaN family protein encodes MRFLKLDLLAYGRFTGESLDLSGGSCGVHLIHGPNEAGKSTLLRAIKSLLFGIKNDRQGNDLLELGFLHGSEKLRIGGLIADRAGKQLQFIRRKGGKNSLRAGDDETRLEESQLQTFLNIEQRQFAQQFGIHYQELVEGGRAIAAGKGDVGEILFAAAAGLANLTAVQKELSNQCEELFAPRGRNPPINKALNDLKDARKRVTDTLLSADEWKRKADEHSEAQLQKARLQEQHQAASQRQSQVEAYLRAQPELQRRDQLLAELKPLAEVPLLPTEFSQMRTDKVLALASAAALLSQATGALQEVSSALAKLPANEPLLQQQAEIQELVEQHGACRKAASDRTKRTGERDQLRREIAELRRELGEQQSLTAPPRATRKRIDQLVEEAGKLRQQQETLRTQLSHWESEHTAGAALAAPSYTEPPPKPLLAALQQAHAEVAQRTRLDELTSSVARAKQALQTDVQRLRPALPDNAKLEAIAIPTLESLEHHEQRQQDLTATLKRHQQTVAELQAKLSEMQARLRILRQADEVPSLAELQQARQRRDELWQQLKAEWNGSGPKPILVSELVSQFELAVRHADDISDRLRRDASQVAERAACEAGEQALLTQFEAATKRQQAAAAEVEQAQHEWEAVWQQAGIATNSPREMRGWLAKFEAILQQQAACKQKQQELETALQRQQAAAVALKDSLTAAGHPLLASIQSLTEVTSHAQELIATWQEGYQRQLQAKQVADERGRHQQRLQAELKALAGQQDAWQQQWQGLLQPLGLPADGDPAIVRELVQISDEIQLKSSQQQALEIRIAAIDNDQTQFHNSLAALAKEWLGNEASGSDEALLAHLQTRINDARGRAVRRQELLEQQQRSMSQRDKAAADETQLKAQLKQLCLDAKCADPEQLVSAIENSECRRQLEAELRQLQQRLLTLAGSTPLEQFAVAARALTSEQLRAEQLQLQSDIKSLYGELVAASERAGALASERSRWQGADDAAAAEQDAQCLLSQIREQSEQYIRLRLAAAMLRKAVEAWRESNQDPVLQRASDLFAKLTLQSFAGIRSDLDDEGKSILVGVRPSREAVPIEGMSSGTCDQLYLAIRLASLEVQLAHREPLPFIVDDCLINFDDDRSRAALEVLGELSKSTQVIVLTHHERLVRLAEEALPKDVLFVQRLKA; translated from the coding sequence ATGAGATTCTTGAAGCTTGACCTGCTGGCCTACGGCCGATTTACTGGCGAATCGCTCGATCTGTCTGGTGGCAGTTGCGGTGTGCATCTGATTCACGGCCCCAACGAGGCGGGCAAGAGTACGCTGCTGCGGGCGATCAAATCGTTGTTGTTCGGAATTAAGAACGATCGTCAAGGGAACGATCTGTTGGAGTTGGGCTTTTTGCACGGGAGCGAAAAGCTGCGCATCGGCGGGCTGATTGCAGATCGAGCGGGGAAACAACTGCAGTTCATTCGCCGTAAGGGAGGAAAGAACTCGCTGCGCGCTGGGGATGACGAAACGCGACTCGAGGAAAGCCAACTCCAAACTTTCCTGAACATCGAACAACGCCAATTCGCGCAGCAGTTTGGCATTCACTATCAAGAGCTTGTCGAGGGTGGTCGGGCGATTGCAGCCGGCAAAGGTGACGTTGGCGAAATATTGTTCGCAGCCGCCGCGGGGTTGGCGAATCTCACTGCGGTGCAAAAAGAGCTGAGTAATCAGTGCGAAGAACTGTTTGCCCCGCGCGGTCGCAATCCTCCCATCAACAAAGCTCTGAATGATCTTAAGGACGCGCGCAAGCGAGTCACCGACACGCTGTTGTCTGCCGATGAATGGAAACGAAAGGCGGATGAACACAGTGAGGCACAGCTACAAAAGGCGCGACTTCAAGAGCAACATCAAGCGGCCAGCCAGCGACAGTCGCAAGTCGAAGCCTACCTGCGCGCACAACCTGAACTGCAGCGACGCGATCAGTTGCTTGCCGAACTGAAACCTCTCGCCGAGGTTCCGCTGTTGCCCACCGAGTTCAGCCAGATGCGAACCGACAAGGTACTCGCGCTGGCTAGTGCGGCCGCGCTGTTGAGCCAGGCCACCGGTGCCTTGCAAGAGGTTTCATCGGCACTGGCGAAACTCCCCGCGAATGAGCCGCTTTTACAACAACAGGCAGAGATTCAAGAACTTGTCGAGCAGCACGGTGCCTGCCGCAAAGCGGCCTCCGATCGCACCAAGCGAACGGGCGAACGAGATCAATTGCGGCGAGAAATTGCCGAATTGAGGCGCGAACTGGGCGAGCAGCAGAGCCTGACTGCTCCGCCGCGGGCCACGCGCAAACGGATCGATCAATTGGTCGAGGAGGCCGGCAAGTTGCGGCAGCAACAGGAAACGCTGCGGACCCAATTGAGCCACTGGGAGAGCGAGCACACCGCTGGTGCAGCGCTCGCCGCCCCCAGCTATACCGAGCCGCCACCCAAGCCGTTGCTGGCCGCACTGCAACAGGCTCATGCAGAAGTGGCGCAACGGACTCGCTTGGACGAATTGACAAGCAGCGTCGCGCGCGCGAAGCAGGCACTGCAAACCGATGTGCAGCGACTGCGCCCAGCGCTGCCTGACAACGCCAAACTGGAAGCAATCGCGATCCCAACTTTGGAATCGCTCGAACATCACGAACAACGGCAACAAGATCTGACGGCGACCCTCAAACGTCATCAGCAGACCGTTGCAGAGTTGCAAGCAAAACTGTCCGAGATGCAAGCTCGCTTGCGGATTCTGCGACAAGCAGACGAAGTTCCTTCGCTGGCCGAACTTCAACAAGCACGCCAGCGGCGCGACGAACTCTGGCAACAACTGAAGGCAGAGTGGAACGGGAGCGGTCCCAAGCCAATCCTCGTTAGCGAACTTGTCAGCCAATTCGAATTGGCCGTGCGCCACGCGGACGATATCTCGGATCGCCTGCGCCGCGATGCTTCGCAAGTCGCCGAACGGGCTGCCTGTGAAGCGGGCGAACAGGCGTTGCTGACGCAATTCGAGGCTGCCACCAAGCGGCAACAAGCCGCGGCAGCTGAAGTCGAACAGGCGCAACATGAATGGGAAGCCGTTTGGCAGCAGGCTGGCATCGCCACCAATTCGCCCCGAGAAATGCGGGGCTGGTTGGCAAAGTTCGAGGCAATCCTGCAACAGCAGGCTGCCTGCAAACAGAAACAGCAGGAACTGGAAACGGCACTGCAGCGACAACAGGCAGCTGCAGTCGCACTGAAAGATTCGCTGACCGCAGCCGGTCATCCGCTTCTGGCGAGCATCCAGTCGCTCACCGAGGTGACAAGCCACGCGCAGGAATTGATTGCAACCTGGCAGGAAGGCTATCAACGGCAGTTGCAGGCTAAGCAAGTGGCCGACGAAAGAGGGCGCCATCAACAACGACTGCAGGCAGAACTGAAGGCGCTCGCGGGCCAGCAAGATGCCTGGCAACAGCAATGGCAGGGACTCCTGCAACCGCTGGGGCTGCCCGCAGACGGCGATCCGGCCATCGTGCGAGAGTTGGTGCAAATCAGCGACGAGATTCAGTTGAAGAGTTCGCAGCAGCAGGCGCTCGAGATTCGCATCGCCGCGATCGACAACGATCAAACTCAGTTCCACAATTCGCTGGCAGCGCTGGCGAAGGAATGGCTGGGCAATGAAGCAAGCGGCTCGGATGAGGCGCTGCTCGCGCACTTGCAAACGCGAATCAACGATGCGCGCGGACGCGCAGTCCGCCGGCAAGAGTTGTTGGAGCAGCAGCAGCGGTCGATGTCGCAGCGCGATAAGGCAGCCGCGGACGAGACCCAATTGAAGGCGCAACTCAAACAGCTGTGCCTGGATGCAAAGTGCGCCGATCCGGAACAATTGGTGTCTGCCATCGAGAACTCCGAGTGCCGTCGGCAGTTGGAAGCGGAGTTGCGACAATTGCAGCAACGTTTATTGACGCTGGCCGGCTCCACACCGCTCGAACAGTTTGCCGTTGCAGCCCGCGCATTGACGAGCGAACAATTGCGGGCCGAGCAGCTGCAATTGCAAAGTGATATCAAGTCGCTCTATGGCGAGTTGGTTGCAGCCTCGGAACGTGCGGGCGCGCTTGCCAGCGAGCGAAGTCGCTGGCAAGGTGCCGACGATGCAGCTGCCGCCGAACAAGATGCGCAGTGCTTGCTTAGCCAGATTCGCGAGCAGAGCGAACAATACATTCGCCTGCGGTTGGCAGCCGCGATGCTGCGCAAAGCAGTCGAGGCCTGGCGAGAGAGCAATCAAGATCCCGTCTTGCAGCGAGCCAGCGATCTGTTCGCGAAGCTCACGTTGCAGTCGTTCGCCGGCATTCGCTCGGATTTGGACGACGAAGGGAAGTCGATCCTGGTCGGCGTAAGGCCGAGCAGGGAAGCCGTGCCGATCGAGGGAATGAGTTCGGGCACTTGCGATCAACTGTATCTGGCAATTCGCCTCGCGAGTTTGGAGGTGCAACTCGCGCATCGCGAGCCGCTGCCGTTTATCGTCGACGACTGTTTGATTAACTTTGACGACGACCGATCGCGGGCTGCACTGGAAGTGCTTGGCGAACTTTCAAAATCAACGCAAGTGATTGTGCTCACACATCACGAGCGATTGGTTCGTCTCGCCGAAGAAGCGCTCCCCAAGGATGTATTGTTTGTCCAGCGACTGAAAGCTTGA